A window from Lactiplantibacillus pentosus encodes these proteins:
- a CDS encoding response regulator, with protein sequence MLPVYILEDNEAQRSEYTSIINNTIMIEEYDMQLAVATDDPQVLLDSIASSEEGLFFLDMEIGSQPQAGLNLADDVRHRLPFAQIVFITTHEELSFLTLERRIAPLDYILKEQGPDTVKTKIEADIRATIDILKSEAEEHKNILGYKIGTRFFFSPYQRCYYAKY encoded by the coding sequence GTGTTACCGGTTTATATATTAGAAGATAATGAAGCTCAAAGAAGCGAATATACAAGTATCATAAACAATACCATCATGATTGAAGAATATGATATGCAATTGGCAGTAGCAACTGACGATCCACAAGTTTTGCTAGACAGCATTGCAAGCTCTGAAGAAGGGTTGTTTTTTCTGGATATGGAAATTGGCAGTCAGCCCCAAGCAGGCCTGAATCTCGCAGATGATGTTCGCCATCGATTGCCGTTTGCCCAAATTGTATTCATTACCACTCATGAGGAGTTGTCCTTTTTAACGTTAGAACGGCGCATTGCACCACTAGATTATATTTTGAAAGAACAAGGTCCAGATACTGTTAAGACGAAAATAGAAGCGGATATTCGTGCAACTATAGATATTCTTAAGTCGGAAGCGGAAGAACACAAGAATATTTTGGGATATAAGATTGGAACGCGCTTTTTTTTCAGTCCCTATCAAAGATGTTATTATGCTAAGTACTAG
- a CDS encoding sensor histidine kinase, with the protein MLDFGVVDTFYQGFASILVVLLWYCFLSGLLNWMSFLKIVGATFIWGILSVLVADFIFLIMILMNFARQLIQEKKLNYAKSSIFLSVVTIQILIGNIAMFVGRMIVRGLYDVSNLMGMQHYTHELLIVYIAVLLTINGILLFFYRRYWNKVSSVAQKIKELNLNKSLFELILILYVAIESIMLISLNENITATIQLALITAFIVMLLMMLWQMVFFVRSYMKKQEASYQAQQNAQLNDYLKSVERQYLELRKFKHDYKNLMLSLQDSLTNGNSPEQTEYFKELIAQSAVETSLDSGKIVKVQHLGNETLRGLIVQKFLDAQAQGINLTVELNTENFVIHHELVDIIRIVGNLLDNAIEATQATADKQIICAFNTLNGTKEISVRNPTNQKIDANKVFELGVSTKGAQRGFGLSNVHQLVVQHRNFFLDMNSQDNQVVMTLTVVEED; encoded by the coding sequence ATGCTGGATTTTGGTGTCGTTGATACCTTTTACCAAGGATTTGCCTCTATCTTAGTCGTTTTATTATGGTATTGTTTTTTGTCCGGTTTATTGAATTGGATGAGCTTCTTGAAGATAGTGGGTGCAACATTTATTTGGGGAATATTGAGTGTGCTTGTTGCAGACTTTATTTTTCTAATTATGATATTGATGAATTTTGCTCGTCAATTGATTCAGGAAAAAAAGCTGAATTACGCTAAAAGCAGTATTTTTCTCTCGGTTGTGACGATTCAAATTTTGATTGGAAATATTGCCATGTTTGTAGGCAGGATGATTGTTAGAGGACTGTATGATGTTTCTAACCTAATGGGGATGCAGCATTATACGCATGAGCTGTTAATCGTATATATTGCAGTTCTGCTTACTATTAATGGCATTTTGTTATTCTTTTATAGACGGTACTGGAATAAAGTATCATCTGTGGCTCAGAAGATAAAGGAATTGAATTTGAACAAATCGTTGTTTGAGTTGATTCTAATATTGTACGTTGCTATTGAGAGCATTATGTTAATAAGCCTAAACGAGAATATTACGGCGACGATTCAACTAGCTTTAATAACCGCATTTATTGTGATGCTGCTGATGATGTTGTGGCAGATGGTCTTCTTTGTTCGATCATATATGAAAAAGCAGGAGGCTAGTTATCAAGCACAACAAAATGCGCAACTCAACGATTATTTAAAGAGTGTGGAGCGGCAATATCTCGAATTGCGAAAGTTCAAGCACGATTACAAGAACTTGATGCTATCGCTACAGGATTCGTTAACCAACGGAAATTCTCCAGAGCAAACGGAATACTTCAAAGAATTAATTGCCCAAAGTGCGGTGGAGACTTCACTGGATAGTGGCAAAATTGTCAAAGTTCAGCACTTAGGCAACGAAACGCTACGTGGCTTAATCGTGCAAAAATTCCTTGACGCACAGGCACAGGGCATCAATTTAACAGTCGAACTTAACACTGAAAACTTTGTGATCCACCATGAGTTAGTAGATATAATCCGAATTGTTGGGAATTTATTGGACAATGCGATCGAAGCTACTCAGGCGACCGCAGATAAGCAGATAATTTGTGCTTTCAACACGCTAAATGGGACCAAAGAAATTTCGGTAAGAAATCCCACAAATCAAAAAATCGATGCGAATAAAGTGTTTGAGTTAGGCGTGTCTACCAAGGGGGCTCAGCGCGGTTTCGGCTTATCGAATGTCCATCAACTAGTTGTACAGCACCGGAACTTCTTCCTGGATATGAATAGTCAGGATAACCAAGTGGTGATGACGTTAACGGTAGTGGAGGAAGATTGA
- a CDS encoding GHKL domain-containing protein, whose translation MIGNLLDNAIEQAQKMTDKTVTITFNKIDDTTEISINNAIDSNFERSKLFQTGYSTKGTNRGLGLANVRELVNQHHDFYLNIDSERGYVTMTLIINGG comes from the coding sequence ATTATCGGTAATTTATTGGACAATGCAATCGAGCAAGCACAGAAAATGACTGATAAGACGGTTACTATCACTTTTAATAAGATTGACGATACAACAGAAATTTCAATTAATAATGCGATTGATTCGAATTTTGAGCGAAGCAAGTTATTTCAGACGGGCTACTCCACTAAGGGGACTAACCGCGGATTAGGGCTTGCCAACGTACGTGAATTGGTCAATCAGCATCATGATTTTTATTTAAATATTGATAGTGAGCGTGGTTATGTCACCATGACCTTAATCATTAATGGAGGGTAA
- a CDS encoding sensor histidine kinase: MIEVSILDGIAQSFFIYFGIIVVYNFIFGNTGVKNIVYSLILLLILSLIGIFLGDITSFFLALGMIIRERRKPKINYYHLNVFLMLLSSQIVVLALAAYFSRGLLYLFLDLHQIADLSTHSHLFTGVEIVTMCIIDLLALQFGHVMIKRYAGSLDISNDGEVNKHLFTILLAVFGSIELLLLISNFQGVTATIQLTLLLTFVLMLGLISWQALETTRVYILQKKVATEKLQNEQLDNYLKSVEHQYLELRKFKHDYKNLIASLNAQNDIGEIKDYLTDYTNSKAFKITLNDGSIARIQHLKNDTLRGLIVQKFFYAKQCDVKLNIEIGDTDFYLGHGVAAAMRIVGNLLDNAIEQAKLMADRAVTVAFNVIENTSEISISNSVGSDFNQHKIFETGYSTKGSNRGLGLANVQELVEQQQGFYMEIESTKGYVTMSLIITEDN, from the coding sequence GTGATTGAAGTTAGCATTTTGGATGGCATTGCACAATCGTTTTTTATTTATTTTGGGATAATTGTGGTATACAATTTTATTTTTGGTAATACTGGTGTGAAAAACATCGTTTATTCATTGATTTTGTTATTGATATTATCTTTAATAGGAATCTTTTTAGGCGACATTACATCATTTTTCTTAGCCTTAGGAATGATAATTAGAGAAAGACGAAAGCCAAAAATCAATTATTACCATTTAAATGTTTTTTTGATGTTGTTATCAAGTCAAATCGTAGTTTTAGCACTGGCAGCTTATTTCAGTAGGGGATTGTTGTATCTTTTTCTTGACCTTCATCAAATCGCTGATTTATCAACACACAGCCATCTTTTTACTGGAGTTGAGATTGTTACGATGTGCATCATTGATCTTTTAGCGCTTCAATTTGGTCATGTCATGATAAAGCGGTATGCTGGATCGCTAGACATAAGTAATGACGGAGAAGTTAATAAGCATCTATTTACTATATTGTTGGCTGTTTTTGGATCAATCGAGCTGCTACTACTAATTAGTAATTTTCAAGGAGTTACAGCTACAATTCAGTTAACGCTGTTATTAACATTTGTTTTAATGCTTGGTCTCATCAGTTGGCAAGCTTTAGAAACCACAAGAGTGTATATTTTGCAGAAAAAAGTCGCAACTGAGAAGCTCCAAAATGAACAGTTAGATAATTATCTTAAGAGTGTAGAGCACCAGTATTTGGAATTAAGAAAGTTTAAGCACGATTATAAAAATTTAATTGCTAGTCTAAATGCTCAAAATGATATCGGTGAGATTAAGGATTACTTGACTGATTATACAAATAGTAAAGCGTTTAAAATAACTTTAAATGATGGGAGTATCGCACGTATTCAGCATTTAAAAAATGATACATTACGTGGGTTAATCGTCCAAAAGTTTTTTTATGCTAAACAATGTGATGTCAAGCTAAATATTGAAATAGGTGACACTGATTTTTATCTCGGTCATGGGGTTGCTGCAGCAATGCGTATCGTGGGTAACTTGTTGGATAATGCAATTGAACAAGCAAAATTAATGGCCGATAGAGCGGTGACAGTTGCTTTTAATGTAATTGAAAATACATCGGAAATTTCGATTAGTAATTCTGTTGGTTCAGATTTTAACCAGCACAAGATCTTTGAGACTGGCTATTCAACCAAGGGCAGCAATCGTGGCTTGGGCCTCGCAAATGTGCAAGAGCTTGTCGAACAGCAGCAGGGGTTCTATATGGAAATTGAAAGCACAAAAGGCTATGTCACAATGAGTTTAATTATTACGGAGGATAACTAG
- a CDS encoding ATP-binding cassette domain-containing protein, with amino-acid sequence MHDLKIVNGEKRFDDYTVFNQVNYTFMVGRTYALVGPSGGGKTTLLNSIGQLETLTSGEILLDNRNINTIPTLEYFRHFIGYLFQNYALIDEASVQQNLNLVKHHRIAELSRQLEQYGLDGSYLKRKVYTLSGGEAQRVALTRLSLQNPLIVLADEPTGALDQQNRELVLTSLRKMADEGKLVIVATHDDHVSQWADDLLDISTFKAAF; translated from the coding sequence ATGCACGACTTAAAAATTGTTAATGGTGAAAAACGATTTGATGATTACACGGTCTTCAATCAAGTCAACTACACCTTCATGGTTGGTCGAACCTATGCCCTGGTTGGGCCTTCAGGAGGTGGCAAAACGACCCTCTTAAATAGCATTGGACAGCTTGAAACGCTCACATCCGGTGAGATTCTACTAGATAATCGGAATATTAACACTATCCCAACGTTAGAATATTTCCGTCATTTTATCGGGTATCTCTTCCAGAACTATGCACTCATCGATGAAGCGTCCGTTCAGCAAAATCTTAACTTGGTGAAGCATCATCGTATCGCTGAACTATCACGACAGTTAGAACAGTACGGTTTAGATGGTTCCTACCTAAAGCGCAAAGTATACACCCTCTCTGGGGGTGAGGCGCAACGTGTTGCACTGACCCGCTTAAGCTTACAGAACCCGCTTATCGTACTCGCAGATGAACCGACCGGAGCACTAGACCAGCAAAACCGCGAATTAGTGCTCACAAGCTTGCGTAAAATGGCTGATGAGGGCAAGCTAGTCATCGTCGCCACTCATGATGACCATGTCAGTCAATGGGCAGACGATCTATTGGACATCTCCACGTTCAAAGCGGCTTTTTAG
- a CDS encoding LytTR family DNA-binding domain-containing protein: MLSTSKERPGIVRLTAINKVADFPGNLNSFEGKYSDFFRCDKSTLVNLDHFRSFDYQRKELTMIDGIKCSVSHRKSRELNKILKEDE, translated from the coding sequence ATGCTAAGTACTAGTAAAGAACGGCCTGGTATCGTGAGATTGACTGCTATAAATAAAGTGGCCGATTTTCCCGGTAATTTAAATAGTTTTGAAGGTAAATATAGTGACTTCTTTAGGTGTGATAAAAGTACATTAGTTAATCTGGATCATTTTCGTAGTTTTGATTACCAGAGAAAAGAGCTAACCATGATAGATGGTATCAAGTGCAGCGTTTCGCATAGAAAATCGCGGGAACTAAATAAAATTTTAAAAGAGGATGAGTAG
- a CDS encoding CPBP family intramembrane glutamic endopeptidase → MLKNKKLMIKIVICFLLVPVALMTVPYLISPIIPEKYGQMTVDLIIFLIVIILSRNIWHVKIRYFSGKRIGNQLCQLIPAVIFLILTRFGTLSSIAPRLINVRIILTVLLVALAEESMFRGLLLPLSLELTRNRRYTAVIISSLGFAVAHLANIANSSWSIVLLQMIVVFGNGLLWGSLYLKTDNLSLTILLHFLDDLPLFITNGSLKLTTPTSSQLMTALVMYLVMIGIIGVVTFLQVNGLHRRPTR, encoded by the coding sequence ATGTTGAAGAATAAAAAGCTAATGATTAAAATTGTGATTTGCTTCCTATTGGTCCCCGTCGCCCTGATGACCGTGCCGTACCTAATTAGTCCGATAATTCCTGAAAAGTATGGACAAATGACCGTGGACTTGATTATTTTCCTAATAGTGATTATCTTGAGCCGCAACATCTGGCACGTCAAAATACGGTATTTTAGCGGAAAAAGGATTGGAAATCAGTTATGTCAGCTCATCCCCGCTGTGATTTTTCTGATATTAACCCGGTTTGGCACGCTCAGTTCGATTGCGCCACGCCTAATAAACGTCCGGATTATACTGACGGTATTATTGGTTGCCTTGGCAGAAGAAAGCATGTTTCGAGGTCTGTTACTACCCTTAAGTTTAGAGCTGACCCGAAATAGGCGCTATACGGCGGTCATTATTAGTAGTCTGGGATTTGCGGTCGCTCACTTGGCTAATATCGCCAATAGTTCCTGGTCAATCGTCTTGCTGCAGATGATAGTGGTTTTTGGAAATGGTCTGCTGTGGGGGAGCCTCTATCTGAAGACTGACAATCTGTCGTTAACGATTTTGTTACATTTCTTAGATGACCTGCCATTATTTATCACTAATGGCTCACTTAAGTTAACGACACCGACCAGCTCGCAATTGATGACGGCGCTAGTGATGTATCTCGTAATGATCGGGATAATCGGCGTTGTGACATTTTTACAAGTTAACGGATTACATCGCCGGCCGACACGTTAA
- a CDS encoding sensor histidine kinase: MIVLSVMDSFYQGLACMLIIFIWYYYIIGVLRWRTVILAALLAFIWAIISVFLVDAVFFAIIAVNILSQLIRKRRLNYFQTGTLMLVNSVQILFSNIAIFIGRMMILAYAQINNGDVNSSHYLILIYIIMLIIMNATMFFVLKRRISIVIARINELNLGKPIFGMSLILFIAVEGIILLSFYKKITATIQVPLIIAFFIMMIMMLWQMYFFISSYTKKQAADYQAQQNAQLNDYLKSVERQYLELRKFKHDYKNLMLSLQDSLTNGNSPEQTEYFKELIAQSAVETSLDSGKIVKVQHLGNETLRGLIVQKFLDAQAQGINLTVELNTENFVIHHELVDIIRIVGNLLDNAIEATQATADKQIICAFNTLNGTKEISVRNPTNQKIDANKVFELGVSTKGAQRGFGLSNVHQLVAQHRNFFLDMNSQDSQVVMTLTVVEED, encoded by the coding sequence ATGATTGTCCTTAGTGTTATGGACTCATTTTATCAAGGGTTGGCTTGTATGCTCATCATCTTTATATGGTATTACTACATAATTGGTGTGTTAAGGTGGCGCACAGTTATTTTAGCGGCCCTTTTGGCGTTCATATGGGCAATTATAAGTGTGTTTTTGGTAGATGCTGTGTTCTTTGCAATTATTGCAGTTAATATTTTATCGCAACTTATCAGAAAACGACGTCTGAATTATTTTCAGACTGGTACGTTGATGTTAGTAAACAGTGTTCAAATTTTATTTTCAAACATCGCCATATTTATTGGAAGAATGATGATTCTGGCATATGCTCAGATAAATAATGGGGATGTTAACTCATCGCACTATTTAATTTTAATATACATCATCATGTTGATTATCATGAATGCGACAATGTTTTTTGTCCTAAAGAGGCGCATCTCCATAGTGATTGCACGAATTAATGAGTTGAACTTGGGCAAGCCAATCTTTGGAATGTCGTTGATTCTATTTATTGCTGTAGAGGGGATTATACTGCTCAGTTTTTATAAAAAGATTACAGCAACGATTCAGGTACCATTGATTATAGCGTTTTTCATTATGATGATAATGATGCTATGGCAGATGTACTTCTTTATTAGTTCATACACCAAGAAGCAGGCAGCCGATTATCAAGCACAACAAAATGCGCAACTCAACGATTATTTAAAGAGTGTGGAGCGGCAATACCTCGAACTGCGAAAGTTCAAGCACGATTACAAGAACTTGATGCTATCGCTACAGGATTCGTTAACCAACGGTAATTCTCCAGAACAAACCGAATACTTCAAAGAATTAATTGCCCAAAGCGCGGTGGAGACTTCGTTAGATAGTGGCAAAATTGTCAAAGTTCAGCATTTAGGCAACGAAACGCTACGTGGCTTGATCGTGCAAAAATTTCTAGACGCACAGGCACAGGGCATCAATTTAACTGTCGAACTTAATACTGAAAACTTTGTGATCCACCATGAGTTAGTAGATATAATCCGAATTGTTGGGAATTTATTGGACAATGCGATCGAAGCTACTCAGGCGACCGCAGATAAGCAGATAATTTGTGCTTTCAACACGCTAAATGGGACCAAAGAAATTTCGGTAAGAAATCCCACAAATCAAAAAATTGATGCGAATAAAGTGTTTGAGTTAGGTGTGTCTACCAAGGGGGCTCAGCGCGGTTTCGGCTTGTCGAATGTCCATCAACTAGTTGCACAGCACCGGAACTTCTTCCTGGATATGAATAGTCAGGATAGCCAAGTGGTGATGACGCTAACGGTAGTGGAGGAAGATTGA
- a CDS encoding response regulator transcription factor, with protein MFPIYLYEDNREQRESYQKTIINTVMINEYAMELIIATTNQQEILADMSQRRDGLFFLDMEIGENEQAGLELASEIRRQLPLAKIVFITTHDELSFVTLERRIAPLDYILKDQSAEQIMQKIAKDIKLTQQMLEKTSDQLPEVFSYKIGTRLFTLADVIMLSTHKDRPGNVTLSTANRLAEFPGNLSAIADKHPSLFRCDKSALVNLSHVQSFDSQKRELLLDGGIKCDVSFRRTRELNKILKNADGDCLK; from the coding sequence GTGTTTCCAATATATTTATACGAGGATAATCGTGAACAACGTGAAAGTTATCAAAAAACAATCATTAACACGGTCATGATTAATGAATATGCCATGGAATTAATTATCGCAACGACAAATCAGCAAGAGATTCTCGCGGATATGAGTCAGCGACGGGATGGCTTGTTCTTTCTTGATATGGAGATTGGAGAAAATGAACAGGCGGGATTGGAACTTGCCAGTGAGATTCGGCGGCAGTTGCCACTAGCAAAAATTGTCTTCATCACGACCCATGATGAATTGTCGTTTGTCACGCTAGAACGGCGAATCGCACCACTTGACTATATTCTGAAGGATCAATCAGCAGAGCAGATTATGCAGAAAATCGCCAAAGATATCAAATTAACGCAACAGATGCTTGAGAAGACCAGCGACCAGTTGCCCGAGGTGTTCAGTTATAAAATCGGGACGCGTCTTTTCACGTTGGCGGATGTGATTATGTTAAGTACCCATAAGGATCGGCCGGGAAATGTGACGCTCAGTACGGCCAACAGGTTAGCTGAATTTCCAGGAAATTTGAGCGCAATTGCTGACAAGCATCCGAGCCTGTTTAGATGTGATAAAAGTGCCTTAGTGAATTTGAGCCATGTTCAAAGTTTTGATTCTCAAAAACGGGAGCTCTTGCTGGATGGCGGCATCAAGTGTGACGTCTCGTTTCGGCGGACCCGTGAATTGAATAAGATATTGAAAAATGCTGATGGTGACTGTTTGAAATGA
- a CDS encoding DUF2878 family protein encodes MRREMINQLAYRTFYMMVCATGIAAIAIFVAHWWQVLVFGVVVGAAAVLLDTILEHFNVPDTNRQVPRIPTWLKLIQLLVLVLVAGVTTLFTIRAWWVAVLIGISAGILSLLIELLSRRLVTID; translated from the coding sequence ATGAGAAGAGAAATGATTAACCAACTTGCTTATCGGACCTTTTATATGATGGTCTGTGCAACGGGTATCGCAGCCATTGCAATCTTTGTCGCACATTGGTGGCAAGTCCTTGTATTTGGTGTGGTGGTGGGCGCTGCCGCCGTCTTACTGGACACGATTCTTGAACATTTTAATGTCCCAGACACCAATCGCCAGGTGCCCAGAATACCAACGTGGCTGAAATTGATTCAATTGTTGGTATTGGTGCTGGTAGCGGGTGTGACAACGTTATTCACGATCCGTGCTTGGTGGGTGGCAGTACTGATTGGTATTAGTGCCGGAATACTTTCACTGTTGATCGAATTGCTTTCTCGGCGATTGGTGACCATTGATTAG
- a CDS encoding bacteriocin immunity protein, with product MIGIDFKRKYYPLVLVLFVAGYMGAIFFNRYFDWLAMLTAGMISLVILYGSSNLNRFFQPLPSPKWRIVLKYVLLLFVMEIVAIVVVAIVYPDALLSFRNTTMAARSTGLDVPLIERIWIAVTLLVSLVGEEVGMASISIPLIQLLSHTRLRKFAWLIINVLGCVLFALMHLPHYHFNWIYPVIVGLTRYPITASWRSANTLRSGIYVHWISDAVLIIGTLI from the coding sequence GTGATAGGAATTGATTTTAAAAGAAAATATTATCCGCTAGTATTAGTACTTTTCGTAGCTGGTTATATGGGTGCGATTTTTTTTAATCGTTATTTCGATTGGTTGGCAATGTTGACCGCTGGTATGATCAGTTTGGTCATTCTATATGGCTCTTCGAACTTAAACCGATTTTTCCAACCGCTACCCTCGCCAAAATGGCGCATCGTGTTGAAGTATGTGCTTTTATTGTTTGTCATGGAAATTGTGGCGATTGTGGTTGTCGCAATTGTTTATCCAGATGCCTTATTATCATTTCGCAATACGACGATGGCAGCTCGGTCCACTGGATTAGATGTGCCTTTAATTGAAAGAATATGGATCGCCGTGACGCTGTTAGTCTCATTAGTTGGTGAGGAAGTCGGAATGGCTTCGATTTCAATCCCGTTAATTCAATTACTATCGCACACAAGACTAAGAAAATTTGCGTGGCTAATTATCAATGTATTGGGGTGTGTCTTGTTCGCGTTGATGCACCTGCCACATTATCATTTTAATTGGATTTATCCCGTAATCGTCGGGCTGACGCGTTATCCAATCACCGCTTCATGGCGGTCTGCCAATACTTTACGGAGTGGCATCTATGTCCATTGGATCTCAGACGCCGTGTTAATTATCGGGACGTTAATTTGA
- a CDS encoding DUF1430 domain-containing protein, with the protein MNKVRRIVIGIISSICLILIFAFVRSLGSTYIETSHVSYEISGMTNGVNADKFNRVIQNYTQSHNISAIKVFNVPMVDGGNTTSTKMYVYGKPLSLPTGTVATKSQLLTSDIRYPLYFIGKTNQASIEKMFARNGIHYTHINESWNWNIWNFLNTNQIFSLLVLAFLVMGIVLILANLTDLKKANIRRLLGMSNFDDACDSFLDDQAAFLSIYLVGLTAIAGYMWFAHYTRIYRIMLYFAGFLYLLALIVSLIAAIIRAKSHSEKTITAAIKGNSKSKLSFYINMVIKVVVEVFACTAFVALLGTIQQERQLNQQLSSWTQGKNYYTMNLAPLTGTESTESNQENHNTALFFKYLENHHGMLVNYGGWDAGKSDVMDMFNGNVLTVNAEYLKVNQVVASNGHQLSVPAKSKTTYVLIPASDYANRRAILKNYRDYLYLNNAQAKTGQSLPIKAIKIKNHQQFFTYSADALDMGYYDGYAQDPVIVVLSSESLGGTSKRNVDANSVWTTYLSNQAFLSPNVATIKHGLNKTHLTRTIGGIVNTKSRALKELSKIQNSLHLSVTVILISLMIIMIENIAFNRIYFNNNRKKIAIRRLLGTRFTTIYGPFLALTFALSVLEAVIVWLITKNTVIVTALLITSNIGEGLLLVIQNNSLNKHVAKTIKGE; encoded by the coding sequence TTGAATAAAGTAAGACGAATCGTCATTGGTATTATTAGTTCAATTTGTTTAATTCTCATTTTTGCGTTTGTTCGATCCTTGGGGTCAACATACATCGAAACGAGCCACGTTTCATATGAAATCTCTGGTATGACAAACGGTGTCAACGCTGACAAATTTAATCGAGTCATCCAAAATTATACGCAGTCGCACAATATCTCAGCGATTAAAGTTTTTAATGTGCCAATGGTTGATGGCGGTAATACCACCAGCACTAAGATGTATGTTTATGGTAAACCCCTCTCTTTGCCAACTGGGACTGTTGCGACCAAATCTCAATTGCTAACGAGTGATATTCGCTACCCACTCTATTTTATCGGAAAGACTAATCAAGCTTCCATTGAGAAAATGTTTGCACGTAACGGTATCCACTATACTCATATTAATGAGAGCTGGAATTGGAACATCTGGAACTTTTTAAACACTAATCAGATATTCAGCCTGCTAGTGCTGGCCTTTTTAGTTATGGGCATTGTCTTAATTCTTGCTAACTTAACAGATTTAAAAAAAGCCAACATCCGCAGATTACTTGGTATGTCTAACTTTGATGATGCATGCGATAGCTTTTTAGATGATCAAGCAGCTTTCCTAAGCATCTATCTAGTCGGCCTGACCGCAATCGCTGGTTACATGTGGTTCGCTCACTATACTCGCATCTATCGCATTATGCTCTATTTCGCTGGCTTTCTATATTTACTGGCACTGATTGTCTCGCTGATTGCCGCAATCATCCGAGCTAAGTCGCATTCTGAGAAAACGATCACCGCCGCTATCAAAGGAAATTCAAAAAGTAAATTATCCTTTTATATCAATATGGTCATCAAAGTGGTTGTTGAAGTATTTGCTTGTACTGCCTTCGTCGCACTCCTTGGGACCATCCAGCAAGAGCGCCAACTTAATCAACAGCTTTCCAGTTGGACGCAGGGCAAGAACTACTACACGATGAATTTAGCCCCACTCACCGGAACCGAATCTACTGAAAGCAATCAAGAGAATCATAACACTGCATTATTTTTCAAATACCTCGAGAATCATCACGGTATGCTGGTTAACTATGGTGGCTGGGACGCTGGTAAAAGTGATGTTATGGATATGTTCAATGGCAATGTGCTGACAGTGAATGCTGAATATTTAAAAGTTAATCAAGTTGTCGCATCTAATGGACATCAGCTGTCTGTACCGGCAAAATCTAAGACAACCTATGTACTTATACCCGCAAGTGACTATGCGAATCGACGTGCGATTCTGAAAAATTATCGTGACTATTTATATCTCAACAACGCCCAAGCAAAAACCGGCCAAAGCTTACCAATTAAGGCCATTAAAATCAAGAACCATCAGCAGTTCTTTACCTATAGTGCGGACGCTTTAGATATGGGGTATTATGACGGTTACGCCCAGGATCCGGTTATTGTTGTCCTGTCTAGTGAATCACTCGGTGGAACCTCGAAACGCAACGTTGATGCCAACAGCGTTTGGACCACTTACTTGTCTAATCAAGCTTTTTTAAGTCCTAATGTTGCAACGATTAAGCATGGCCTGAATAAGACGCATTTAACTCGAACAATTGGCGGAATTGTTAACACTAAGAGCCGGGCACTAAAAGAATTGTCTAAAATTCAAAATAGTCTCCACCTATCTGTGACTGTCATTCTGATTTCATTGATGATTATCATGATAGAAAACATCGCTTTTAATCGTATTTACTTTAATAACAATCGAAAGAAAATCGCTATTCGTCGACTTTTAGGCACACGTTTTACAACCATCTATGGCCCGTTTTTGGCACTCACATTCGCATTGAGTGTACTCGAAGCAGTCATCGTCTGGTTAATCACTAAAAATACAGTGATCGTAACTGCATTATTGATAACGTCAAACATTGGTGAAGGCCTATTATTGGTCATCCAAAACAACTCGCTCAACAAACATGTCGCCAAGACGATTAAAGGAGAATAA